The following proteins are encoded in a genomic region of Fervidobacterium pennivorans DSM 9078:
- a CDS encoding class II glutamine amidotransferase, with protein MCRMAAFSSSNDICIVEVFDKVSVMAERGRGAPHDDGYGLIIQSQFEKFEHKSTKAIYEDADFRKLCEKLRGEVGIIHARKASPGIPVGLQQLHPFYIEGRYLAHNGTIRNANKANLFQSDTYDFFLSIHDFKDFEGLLNNVKKYVENHDFSGINFLLLDELDKSLYVGCIYTGDSEYFTLYYKADKTSFFVYSQEDVEDSLTPMENGQIFKVRNGEIIEEGKVF; from the coding sequence ATGTGTAGAATGGCTGCGTTTTCATCGTCGAATGATATTTGCATTGTTGAAGTATTTGATAAAGTATCTGTAATGGCGGAGCGTGGCAGGGGAGCCCCGCATGATGATGGGTATGGTCTAATAATTCAAAGTCAATTTGAAAAATTTGAGCACAAATCAACTAAGGCGATATATGAGGACGCTGATTTTAGAAAGCTTTGCGAAAAACTCCGGGGAGAGGTTGGGATAATTCATGCACGTAAGGCTTCCCCAGGTATTCCCGTTGGCTTGCAGCAGCTCCATCCGTTCTATATAGAAGGTAGATACCTTGCACACAATGGTACGATAAGAAATGCCAACAAAGCTAATCTTTTTCAGAGCGATACATATGATTTTTTCCTCAGTATTCATGATTTCAAAGACTTTGAAGGTCTACTTAATAATGTGAAAAAGTACGTCGAAAATCATGATTTTAGTGGAATTAATTTTTTGTTATTAGATGAGTTAGATAAGTCATTATACGTTGGTTGCATATACACTGGAGATAGCGAATACTTTACATTGTATTACAAAGCTGACAAAACATCATTTTTTGTATATTCACAAGAAGATGTCGAGGACTCGCTTACACCTATGGAAAACGGACAAATCTTTAAGGTAAGAAACGGAGAAATAATTGAAGAAGGGAAGGTGTTTTGA
- the lysA gene encoding diaminopimelate decarboxylase — MNVFNCTTINDLLSEELVQELSSSYGTPLYVYFERIIRERARSVLGIFNGINIFPTFACKANNNPNLLRILKEEGFGTDIVTLGEYYASKLAEIPDERIVWNGNGKSLKEMSLLSKVRYINVDSIEELERWKDVASKFDNIPELFLRINPDVDSKTHPYISTGLKKNKFGIPIEMVERALKIVKTSNLELVGFHIHIGSQITDVDPFYEALGQTVELSKSYGFRKINIGGGWGINYKDKELNLSKYREEIIPLLKDFEEVVLEIGRYIIGPAGVLILKVEYVKKTDAKTFVVVDGGMNVLIRPAMYGAFHGVRVLSAEQNEKVEVDVVGPLCESGDVLATHCMLEIPREGSYIVIENAGAYGYAMASNYNSTLKPAEVLMTENNEPKLIRRRETYDDLFRTII; from the coding sequence TTGAACGTGTTCAATTGTACAACGATAAATGATTTATTATCGGAAGAATTGGTTCAAGAGTTGTCAAGCTCGTATGGTACACCGCTTTACGTTTATTTCGAAAGAATAATAAGAGAACGTGCAAGGAGCGTGTTGGGGATTTTTAATGGTATCAATATTTTTCCGACCTTTGCATGCAAAGCAAACAACAACCCAAACCTTCTTCGTATTCTAAAAGAAGAAGGCTTTGGGACTGATATTGTTACGTTGGGAGAATACTACGCTTCAAAACTAGCAGAAATTCCAGACGAGAGAATTGTATGGAATGGTAATGGAAAATCTTTGAAAGAGATGTCGCTGTTATCAAAGGTTAGATATATCAATGTAGATTCAATAGAAGAATTGGAAAGATGGAAAGATGTCGCCTCTAAATTTGATAATATCCCCGAATTATTCTTAAGAATAAATCCAGACGTTGATTCAAAGACGCATCCGTACATATCCACAGGTCTGAAGAAGAACAAATTTGGGATTCCAATAGAAATGGTAGAAAGAGCTTTGAAAATAGTAAAGACAAGCAACCTCGAGTTGGTGGGGTTCCATATTCACATTGGTTCACAAATAACAGATGTTGACCCGTTTTACGAAGCCTTGGGTCAGACTGTTGAACTCAGCAAAAGCTATGGTTTTAGGAAGATTAATATAGGTGGGGGCTGGGGAATCAACTATAAAGACAAAGAACTCAATTTATCAAAGTACCGTGAGGAGATTATACCTCTGCTTAAAGATTTTGAAGAAGTCGTCTTAGAAATTGGGAGATACATAATTGGACCCGCTGGGGTGCTAATTTTGAAGGTTGAGTACGTAAAAAAAACAGATGCAAAGACTTTTGTAGTTGTAGATGGCGGAATGAACGTTCTCATTCGACCAGCAATGTATGGAGCATTTCATGGTGTTAGGGTCTTGAGTGCTGAGCAAAATGAGAAGGTGGAAGTAGATGTTGTGGGACCGCTTTGTGAATCTGGGGATGTTTTAGCGACACACTGCATGTTGGAAATTCCAAGGGAAGGTAGTTATATTGTAATCGAAAATGCTGGAGCTTACGGATACGCAATGGCAAGTAATTACAACTCTACATTAAAACCCGCAGAAGTTTTAATGACCGAAAATAATGAACCAAAGTTAATCAGAAGACGTGAAACATACGATGACCTTTTTAGGACTATAATTTAA
- a CDS encoding DUF4350 domain-containing protein, which translates to MKGLNMKIGIKLSITIVLLLLTTVFALPNFDYQIYYGNLHSHTSYSDGRGTPEQAYAHASKYADVLAVTDHCYFLKIPVNGQSKTYLTQQAARSATIPGKFVGLQGFEWTAGSGHINVYETLEFISRDEKGDLKDFYEWITKVKKLAQFNHPGVTFGNFQDFWFWPEADKYVNLIEVGNGNWSSADVISEEMFNNFILALNRGWHLSPTANQDNHKENWASANDARTGILAKSLIYEDIMEALWNRRTFASEDKNAKLYFYADNNIMGSILPYREKANFYIYYSDKGDPVSKVYIFSQSKIYELPELSGKDEFQYSATFDIVDGYEWFFVYIIQKDGNEIVSAPVWFETDSPFRVNYVRVGPEKPSVNQNVQITFDIYNVSENPQQGTLTVLLNGKSVYSERLSLKPYGIEYDKNIQLGKLEAGDTRVDFLIDDKNVQSVVIKVSEKRGLTVLVDKLHENDVGDELLSLLRKFEEQGNTVIFADTVLKDYNDVDIVLIPTPKQGGLDFFKDLMPDEIEWLRAFKGQLILLKGSDEEYFERYSELIQNASVVNSVEELANILGVSLPTSKQMTQQRKVVYIDQGHSNDYYKDKLSKLESFLKTKGFEVAYIDKIQAIDGMYLIIMNGKGYLDDEVRNIVSFVKNGGILIITSKSDYNNGGNTEDLNAILDALNSPVRFNDDQVVDEINNYGANYKVIAGNVRFYSPCSLLLYGNAQVLISSETAKSVDSDGKNDAQPVDKIILAATFKSGLGKVVVLGKAVFSDFDYELNKEFIQNVLFDVK; encoded by the coding sequence ATGAAAGGATTGAACATGAAGATAGGTATTAAGCTATCTATCACCATAGTGTTGTTATTGTTGACAACCGTTTTTGCACTACCAAACTTTGACTACCAAATCTATTACGGAAATTTGCATTCTCACACTTCCTACTCTGATGGAAGAGGAACTCCCGAACAAGCTTATGCGCATGCTTCAAAATATGCTGACGTGCTGGCGGTTACCGACCATTGCTACTTTCTAAAAATACCTGTCAACGGGCAATCGAAAACTTATCTAACTCAGCAAGCAGCGCGCAGTGCAACGATTCCAGGTAAATTCGTAGGATTACAGGGATTTGAATGGACAGCAGGTTCTGGGCATATAAACGTTTACGAGACACTTGAGTTTATAAGCCGAGATGAAAAAGGTGACTTGAAAGATTTCTACGAATGGATTACAAAGGTAAAAAAACTTGCACAGTTTAACCATCCTGGAGTTACGTTTGGCAATTTCCAAGATTTCTGGTTTTGGCCTGAAGCTGACAAATATGTGAATCTCATAGAAGTCGGAAATGGTAACTGGAGCAGTGCGGACGTTATTTCCGAAGAGATGTTCAACAATTTCATACTTGCTTTGAATAGAGGTTGGCATCTTTCACCAACAGCTAATCAGGACAACCACAAAGAGAATTGGGCAAGTGCAAACGATGCACGCACCGGTATCCTGGCAAAGTCGTTGATTTATGAAGATATTATGGAGGCACTATGGAACAGGAGAACATTTGCATCGGAAGACAAAAATGCAAAGCTTTATTTTTATGCGGACAATAACATCATGGGAAGCATTTTACCTTACCGTGAAAAAGCAAATTTTTACATCTATTATTCAGACAAAGGAGACCCTGTCAGTAAAGTATACATCTTTTCGCAAAGTAAAATCTACGAACTTCCCGAGCTTTCTGGAAAAGATGAGTTCCAGTACAGCGCAACATTTGATATAGTCGATGGTTACGAATGGTTCTTTGTTTACATTATTCAAAAGGACGGAAACGAAATAGTTTCAGCACCTGTTTGGTTTGAAACTGATAGCCCATTCAGGGTCAATTACGTTCGCGTCGGTCCTGAAAAGCCAAGCGTGAATCAAAATGTTCAGATTACCTTTGACATTTACAATGTTTCTGAAAATCCACAACAAGGAACATTGACAGTTCTTCTCAACGGTAAGTCGGTGTATAGTGAGAGGCTTTCTTTAAAACCCTATGGTATCGAGTACGACAAAAACATCCAACTTGGGAAACTCGAAGCAGGGGATACCCGTGTAGACTTTTTAATTGATGATAAAAATGTCCAGTCAGTTGTTATCAAAGTTTCTGAAAAGAGAGGATTAACAGTCCTTGTAGACAAACTCCATGAGAACGATGTAGGTGATGAATTACTATCTTTGTTGAGAAAGTTTGAAGAACAGGGTAATACGGTAATTTTTGCTGACACTGTTTTGAAAGATTACAACGATGTTGATATTGTCCTAATTCCAACGCCGAAACAAGGTGGATTGGATTTCTTCAAAGACCTTATGCCAGATGAAATTGAGTGGCTGAGAGCATTCAAGGGGCAACTTATTTTGTTGAAAGGTAGTGACGAAGAGTATTTTGAAAGGTATTCAGAGTTGATCCAAAACGCTAGCGTAGTTAACAGCGTTGAAGAACTTGCAAATATACTTGGAGTATCTTTACCAACTTCTAAACAAATGACACAGCAGAGAAAAGTTGTCTACATAGACCAAGGGCACTCGAATGATTATTATAAAGATAAGCTCTCAAAGCTTGAATCTTTCCTTAAGACGAAAGGCTTCGAAGTAGCCTATATTGATAAAATTCAAGCCATCGACGGAATGTATTTAATCATCATGAACGGCAAAGGATACTTAGATGATGAAGTTAGGAATATTGTCAGCTTCGTTAAGAATGGTGGAATTTTGATAATCACATCAAAAAGTGATTACAATAATGGCGGGAATACGGAAGATTTAAACGCGATTCTCGATGCCCTCAATTCACCTGTTAGATTTAACGATGACCAGGTGGTTGATGAAATTAACAACTACGGGGCTAACTACAAAGTAATTGCAGGTAACGTAAGATTTTACTCACCTTGCTCATTGTTGTTATACGGTAACGCACAAGTTTTGATTTCCTCAGAGACGGCGAAATCTGTGGATTCAGATGGCAAAAACGACGCCCAACCTGTTGATAAAATAATACTAGCAGCGACGTTCAAGAGTGGATTGGGAAAAGTCGTTGTACTTGGAAAAGCTGTCTTTTCAGACTTTGATTACGAGCTCAATAAAGAGTTCATTCAAAATGTGCTCTTCGATGTAAAATAA
- a CDS encoding ATP-dependent Clp protease ATP-binding subunit: MFDRFSERSAKVFVMAQEEAKDLGHSYVGTEHLLLAILKLNDKPLANILERYGLTYARVKNEVISIVGLGMRGFIMSPQMTPRARKVTEIAFEEARMMGSDKIDPEHLLLGILREGEGIAIHILKKLNVNIQALRKEITENISDEDFYEESQALPPSYEEPTTSPAVRQLEGFGVDLTAQAQRGELDPVIGRENEIERLMQILVRRKKNNPVLIGEPGVGKSAIVEGLAQRIVSGEVPEPLKGKTIFSLDVAALVAGTKYRGEFEKRMKKLLQVVKGNKDIILFIDELHMIVGAGSAEGAVDAANILKPALARGELHCIGATTPDEYRKYIEKDAALERRFQKIYVQEPSPQMALEILKGLKSKYESHHKVKYTDKALEAAVYLSQRYITDHFLPDKAIDVIDEAGARSRLKLFVMPSHLQLLKLQIESVKNEKEEAVAAQDYEKAAELKEKEQQLKEQFNEAYSNWRKQVESTIVTVDVPEIEEVVAGWTGIPLKKLEETEREKLLNLENALHERVVGQEEAISAIARAIRRARSGLKDPRRPVGVFLFLGPTGVGKTELAKALAEYLFGDEKALVRFDMSEYMEKFSVSRLIGAPPGYVGYEEGGTLTEKVRRRPFSVILFDEIEKAHPDVFNILLQIMDDGRLTDSQGHVVDFRNTIIIMTSNIGGTEIVTSKKNLGFVGEETHERDFKEMKDKVLEEVKKVFKPEFINRVDEIIVFHKLTKEHIEQIIEILLKDIRARLSERHITLVLSPEAKDFLVSVGYDAVYGARPLKRAIQKYIEDPLSEELLRGEVEDNDEVYVVRDGDKLAFIKNKQNQVATTVKSES, translated from the coding sequence ATGTTCGATAGGTTTTCTGAAAGGTCTGCGAAGGTTTTTGTTATGGCTCAAGAGGAAGCGAAAGACCTCGGTCACTCATACGTAGGAACCGAGCATTTGTTGCTTGCAATACTAAAGTTGAATGATAAACCTCTTGCAAATATCTTAGAGAGGTATGGCTTGACATACGCACGTGTCAAGAACGAGGTCATTTCGATAGTTGGTTTAGGTATGCGGGGATTCATTATGTCTCCGCAAATGACCCCACGAGCAAGGAAAGTTACTGAGATTGCTTTTGAAGAAGCCCGTATGATGGGTAGCGACAAGATAGACCCTGAACACTTGCTTTTGGGTATACTGCGTGAGGGTGAAGGTATTGCAATTCATATTTTGAAAAAGCTCAACGTGAATATTCAAGCATTGCGTAAGGAGATAACTGAAAATATCTCCGATGAGGATTTCTATGAAGAAAGCCAAGCGCTTCCACCGTCTTACGAAGAACCAACAACTTCTCCAGCTGTTCGTCAACTCGAGGGGTTTGGCGTTGATTTGACAGCGCAAGCGCAGCGTGGCGAACTTGACCCAGTGATTGGAAGGGAAAATGAAATCGAAAGGCTTATGCAAATTCTCGTTAGGAGAAAGAAGAACAATCCTGTGCTTATTGGAGAGCCGGGTGTAGGTAAAAGTGCAATAGTTGAAGGATTGGCGCAAAGGATAGTGTCCGGTGAGGTGCCGGAACCGTTGAAGGGCAAGACTATATTCTCTCTCGACGTGGCTGCACTCGTTGCCGGTACGAAATACCGCGGTGAATTTGAAAAGAGGATGAAGAAGTTACTTCAAGTCGTTAAAGGGAACAAAGATATAATTCTTTTCATAGATGAGCTCCATATGATAGTAGGGGCAGGCTCTGCCGAGGGTGCTGTTGATGCGGCGAATATTCTTAAACCAGCCTTGGCACGTGGAGAACTCCACTGTATTGGGGCAACGACACCCGACGAATACAGAAAATACATAGAAAAGGATGCAGCTCTTGAAAGAAGGTTTCAGAAAATATACGTTCAAGAACCAAGTCCACAAATGGCGTTGGAGATATTGAAAGGTTTGAAATCAAAATACGAAAGCCATCATAAAGTAAAATACACAGATAAAGCACTCGAGGCAGCAGTATATTTGTCCCAAAGATATATCACAGACCACTTTTTACCGGATAAAGCTATTGATGTTATTGACGAGGCAGGAGCCAGAAGCAGGCTGAAATTATTCGTTATGCCAAGCCACCTTCAACTTTTAAAACTCCAGATAGAGTCTGTTAAGAACGAGAAAGAAGAAGCGGTAGCCGCTCAGGATTACGAAAAGGCAGCGGAGCTGAAAGAGAAAGAACAGCAGCTCAAGGAGCAATTCAACGAAGCCTACAGCAACTGGCGTAAACAAGTTGAATCTACAATCGTTACAGTTGATGTTCCTGAGATAGAAGAAGTTGTGGCAGGTTGGACTGGAATTCCTCTCAAAAAACTTGAAGAGACTGAGAGGGAGAAGCTTCTCAATCTTGAGAATGCATTGCACGAAAGGGTTGTTGGCCAGGAAGAAGCAATCAGTGCAATTGCACGCGCTATTCGTAGGGCAAGAAGCGGTTTAAAAGACCCAAGAAGACCTGTTGGCGTTTTCCTGTTCCTCGGACCGACTGGTGTTGGTAAGACTGAGCTTGCTAAAGCACTTGCAGAATATCTGTTCGGCGATGAAAAAGCTTTGGTACGGTTCGACATGAGTGAGTATATGGAAAAATTCTCAGTCTCCAGGTTGATAGGTGCACCTCCAGGATACGTTGGGTATGAAGAAGGAGGAACACTAACAGAGAAGGTAAGGAGAAGACCGTTCTCGGTAATACTTTTTGACGAGATAGAAAAGGCTCATCCTGATGTGTTCAATATATTACTCCAGATAATGGATGATGGACGTTTGACAGATTCACAAGGTCACGTTGTTGATTTCAGAAATACCATTATAATCATGACAAGTAACATCGGCGGAACTGAAATAGTTACTTCCAAGAAAAACCTCGGATTCGTTGGTGAAGAAACTCATGAAAGAGACTTCAAAGAGATGAAAGATAAAGTGCTCGAAGAAGTGAAAAAAGTCTTCAAACCAGAGTTTATAAACAGAGTTGATGAAATTATCGTATTCCATAAACTTACAAAAGAACACATCGAACAGATTATCGAAATACTGCTCAAAGACATCAGAGCAAGGTTAAGCGAAAGACACATCACCTTAGTGCTTTCGCCAGAAGCAAAAGATTTCTTGGTTAGCGTTGGTTACGATGCGGTTTATGGTGCAAGACCATTGAAGAGAGCTATTCAAAAGTACATAGAGGACCCACTCTCTGAGGAGTTGCTGAGAGGTGAAGTTGAGGATAACGACGAAGTATATGTCGTTCGTGATGGTGATAAACTTGCTTTCATAAAAAACAAACAAAATCAAGTTGCAACGACTGTCAAGTCCGAATCGTAG
- the radA gene encoding DNA repair protein RadA, translated as MPKTKTIYVCDKCGYESPKWFGRCPVCGEWNSAKEFQLKDASTEAKNIRSQDAGMMESHPRFFDLHTALERSEEERIKTNIPAVDQLLNGGLVRGQVVLLGGEPGVGKSTLALQICDATAKSNEREDHVVYYISGEESVQQVASRAKRLGIKNPRILISSETQIEDILSNIDPQKARLIVIDSIQTLSSVDIDSPVGGVVQIKAVVEKVRIFSKKYNIPSLLIAHVTKEGVIAGPKLVEHVVDTVIYFEGERTTDYRILRVQKNRYGPSGEISVFQMTQEGLKSLSEDILLNYSNTPGNVFTSVFEGSRPLNVQIQALVSRVKMASGRRISHGIDVRKVIIISAVLAKHLNLPLDFHDIYINVSGGLNITDPGCELAIAGAILSSFLDSYIGNVLMVGEVGLDGSIRPTVNVTKRIENAKKLQIERIIIPASVDYNSINSKSDLKVEHVKDVRDLFELVMSEKTDKI; from the coding sequence ATGCCAAAAACAAAAACTATCTACGTATGTGATAAGTGCGGTTACGAGTCACCGAAATGGTTTGGACGTTGCCCAGTTTGCGGTGAATGGAACAGCGCAAAGGAATTTCAACTAAAGGATGCTTCAACGGAAGCAAAAAACATTAGGTCTCAAGATGCGGGGATGATGGAATCTCATCCTCGCTTTTTTGATTTGCATACAGCCCTTGAAAGATCTGAAGAAGAGAGAATCAAAACAAACATTCCAGCAGTTGACCAGCTGTTGAATGGCGGATTAGTCCGAGGACAAGTCGTATTGCTCGGTGGGGAACCAGGCGTTGGTAAGAGTACTTTGGCACTTCAAATATGCGATGCTACGGCTAAAAGTAACGAAAGGGAAGACCATGTTGTTTATTATATATCGGGTGAAGAGAGCGTTCAGCAAGTAGCAAGTCGCGCCAAGAGATTAGGAATTAAAAATCCAAGAATTTTAATTTCTTCCGAAACACAAATAGAAGATATCCTCAGCAACATAGACCCACAAAAAGCAAGACTAATTGTTATTGACTCGATACAGACACTCAGCAGCGTTGATATAGATTCCCCTGTCGGTGGCGTTGTCCAGATAAAAGCTGTTGTCGAAAAAGTTAGAATTTTTTCAAAGAAGTACAACATTCCTTCCTTGCTTATTGCACATGTTACTAAAGAAGGAGTTATAGCAGGACCAAAGCTCGTTGAACACGTTGTTGATACTGTGATATATTTCGAAGGTGAAAGAACAACTGATTACAGGATTCTAAGGGTTCAAAAAAATAGATACGGTCCCAGCGGAGAAATCTCTGTCTTCCAAATGACTCAGGAAGGATTAAAAAGCTTATCTGAGGATATATTACTGAATTATTCGAACACCCCAGGTAATGTTTTTACCAGCGTTTTTGAGGGAAGTAGACCTTTGAACGTTCAGATTCAGGCACTTGTCTCCCGAGTAAAGATGGCTTCCGGAAGGAGAATCTCGCATGGTATAGATGTTAGAAAGGTCATAATAATATCCGCTGTCTTAGCAAAGCATCTGAACTTGCCTCTGGATTTTCATGATATATATATAAATGTCTCTGGGGGACTAAATATAACAGACCCCGGTTGTGAATTAGCAATTGCAGGTGCGATATTGTCGTCTTTTCTCGACTCCTATATAGGAAACGTGCTCATGGTAGGAGAAGTAGGTTTAGACGGTAGCATTCGACCGACAGTGAACGTTACAAAGCGTATTGAAAACGCAAAAAAACTACAGATAGAAAGAATAATCATCCCAGCTAGTGTTGATTACAACTCCATAAATTCAAAGTCGGACTTGAAAGTAGAGCATGTGAAAGATGTAAGAGACCTTTTTGAGCTTGTGATGTCAGAAAAGACGGATAAAATTTGA
- a CDS encoding DegV family protein: MSEKLKVKILIDSTSDFPKELIKPWDVDIVPLYVIWPDGTTEKDDTRDFNELKKFYEKLKTAPELPKSSQPTVEDWKAKYEEAKKNGYDGVLVITISSAMSGTFNSAVLASKEVDIPVRVVDSKRASTAISPMVRYARELFDLGLGLEEVAQELEKKIKAKGFGAFFYVQDFNFLVKGGRVSKFTGFVGSLLKIKVGIYIDDEGNMVPFTKARATKAIHEELIKKAQEEGFPAGSTVDLYMVSCDNMEELKEIEEELRKIYKVKNVYYTPTGKVISMHVGPGQTGFGIERY, encoded by the coding sequence ATGTCTGAAAAGCTAAAAGTTAAGATACTGATTGACAGCACGTCTGACTTTCCAAAGGAACTCATTAAACCATGGGATGTTGATATTGTCCCACTTTACGTTATCTGGCCCGATGGAACGACGGAAAAGGATGATACAAGGGATTTCAATGAGTTAAAAAAGTTCTATGAAAAGCTCAAAACTGCGCCAGAATTACCAAAAAGCTCACAACCAACTGTTGAAGACTGGAAGGCAAAATACGAAGAAGCGAAGAAAAACGGTTACGATGGGGTTTTGGTTATAACGATATCTTCGGCTATGTCTGGTACGTTTAACTCTGCGGTTCTGGCTTCCAAAGAGGTAGACATCCCAGTGAGGGTTGTTGATTCCAAAAGGGCATCTACGGCAATATCTCCGATGGTTAGGTATGCACGTGAATTATTCGACCTTGGTTTGGGACTTGAAGAGGTAGCTCAAGAGCTCGAAAAGAAAATAAAAGCCAAGGGTTTTGGTGCGTTCTTCTATGTCCAAGACTTCAACTTCCTTGTTAAAGGTGGAAGGGTCAGTAAATTCACGGGATTTGTGGGCTCGCTTTTGAAGATTAAAGTAGGTATTTACATAGATGACGAAGGCAACATGGTTCCATTCACAAAAGCAAGAGCAACAAAAGCAATACACGAAGAGTTAATCAAAAAAGCTCAGGAAGAGGGGTTCCCTGCCGGTAGTACCGTGGATTTATACATGGTAAGTTGTGACAACATGGAGGAGCTCAAAGAGATAGAAGAGGAGCTAAGAAAAATTTACAAAGTCAAGAATGTATACTACACACCTACCGGTAAGGTTATCTCTATGCATGTGGGACCCGGTCAGACTGGATTTGGTATAGAGAGATATTAA
- a CDS encoding carboxymuconolactone decarboxylase family protein, with the protein MSETTFNTLEEFKKFRERMNKEILDRGTINTKRFWNLDGAVYREGAIEPKYKELMGLVASMVLRCDDCITYHMIRCAELGVTDEEFFETFDIALIVGGSIVIPHLRRAVNTLLEIRRLQANGESISI; encoded by the coding sequence ATGTCGGAGACTACATTCAACACACTTGAAGAGTTTAAAAAATTCAGAGAACGCATGAACAAAGAAATTTTAGACCGCGGGACGATAAATACAAAACGTTTCTGGAATCTTGATGGTGCAGTTTACCGTGAGGGTGCTATTGAGCCTAAGTATAAGGAACTCATGGGACTTGTCGCTTCGATGGTTCTTAGGTGCGATGATTGTATAACATACCACATGATACGATGTGCTGAACTTGGGGTAACGGACGAAGAGTTTTTTGAGACATTTGATATAGCACTCATCGTAGGTGGTTCAATTGTTATTCCACATTTGAGGAGAGCAGTAAATACACTATTGGAAATCCGGAGGCTCCAAGCAAATGGCGAGAGCATTTCTATTTGA